From a single Elusimicrobiota bacterium genomic region:
- a CDS encoding biotin--[acetyl-CoA-carboxylase] ligase, translated as MSKCIKFARINSTQDYAKKIAKESPSGTVVVAEEQTKGRGQFGRTWSSQKGGLYFSIILKPKISPDKIPLLTLKMAWAIIDSLKKIVGKKYKFWVKPPNDVMVTPKSEVRSHKKIAGILTESSITRNKIDWVIIGVGVNINNEIPKNLKDIAISLKEIIGKKTNITNVFNKITVVWQISHFSNEK; from the coding sequence ATGAGCAAATGTATAAAATTTGCAAGAATCAACTCAACACAGGACTATGCAAAAAAAATTGCAAAAGAATCACCATCAGGAACAGTAGTTGTCGCTGAAGAACAAACAAAAGGGCGTGGACAGTTTGGACGAACCTGGAGTTCGCAAAAAGGCGGACTTTACTTCTCAATAATTCTTAAGCCAAAAATAAGTCCTGATAAAATTCCATTATTAACATTGAAAATGGCATGGGCGATAATAGACTCATTAAAAAAAATAGTCGGAAAAAAATACAAATTTTGGGTTAAACCGCCGAATGATGTGATGGTTACCCCAAAATCCGAAGTCCGAAGTCACAAAAAAATAGCGGGAATACTGACGGAGAGTTCCATAACTAGAAATAAAATCGATTGGGTTATTATCGGTGTTGGAGTAAATATCAATAATGAAATCCCGAAAAATCTTAAAGATATAGCAATTTCACTGAAAGAAATTATTGGTAAAAAAACAAACATAACAAACGTT
- the nadC gene encoding carboxylating nicotinate-nucleotide diphosphorylase, protein MNLETIVKLALKEDVPKGDITTNILIPKNKVVSARFVVKENGIVCGLGIAKTVFRQLDKKIIFLKKIKDGQEIKSGRVIAEVKGNARVILTGERTALNFLQHLSGIATLTNKYVERVKSKKLKVKIYDTRKTTPLLREFEKYAVRCGGGYNHRMNLSEMVLIKDNHLKLISQFPNFLVSQFRNLKIEIEAQKFGQVKKFVKLKPDIIMLDNMRYQQMKKAIKYIRKNSNCEIEISGNINLKTVKKIAALKPDRISIGKITHSAPALDISLEFY, encoded by the coding sequence ATGAATCTAGAGACGATTGTCAAACTTGCACTTAAAGAAGATGTGCCGAAAGGCGATATCACTACAAATATACTGATACCGAAAAACAAAGTCGTTTCGGCAAGGTTTGTTGTCAAAGAAAATGGTATCGTCTGCGGACTGGGAATCGCGAAAACAGTTTTTAGGCAACTTGACAAAAAAATTATATTCCTAAAAAAAATCAAGGACGGTCAGGAAATAAAAAGTGGCCGAGTGATTGCCGAAGTAAAAGGGAACGCTCGGGTAATTTTAACAGGTGAAAGAACCGCACTTAATTTTTTACAGCATCTTTCAGGAATCGCAACACTCACAAATAAATATGTAGAGAGAGTTAAAAGTAAAAAATTAAAAGTTAAAATATACGACACAAGAAAAACGACACCGCTTCTGAGAGAATTTGAAAAATATGCTGTTAGATGTGGTGGCGGCTACAATCACAGAATGAATCTTTCTGAAATGGTTTTGATCAAAGATAACCATTTGAAACTCATTTCCCAATTTCCTAATTTCTTAGTTTCACAGTTTCGGAATTTAAAGATTGAAATCGAGGCACAGAAATTCGGTCAGGTTAAAAAATTTGTAAAGCTAAAACCTGATATTATTATGCTTGATAATATGAGGTATCAGCAAATGAAAAAAGCAATAAAATATATCCGTAAAAATTCGAACTGTGAAATAGAAATTTCAGGGAACATCAATTTAAAAACTGTGAAGAAAATTGCAGCACTTAAACCTGACAGAATTTCAATCGGCAAAATAACACATTCCGCACCTGCACTTGATATAAGTTTAGAATTCTACTAA
- a CDS encoding HEAT repeat domain-containing protein encodes MGTKISNYIGNTSLVIDRNDQPHISYINEAFNEVRYAKCNVSGEWEKNIIDNGEEIGVYFSIVIDNNLIPHIVYGYYNLAKPVKDIKNQDENIRIEAVKKIIETINSDEKIRNFAMCSEDVHEILISIIINKKEDIHLRNSAAFVLGPVLKHTNDPRLFTPLSQDLKDKDARIRSDTDYLISVLAYILLTTPLIETLDDKDKDVRKMAAFALGELGCHSDKYLIAKLNDPDPEVRGQIAIALGKMKSNRAIKPLIDLLKDTESEPAMSAVRALCTIGDNSAIPYLIEAIGTIPFVWVELSDSNFNREQLTDYLLAGLKNKNPYIHAGCALALGELKDPRAIEPLKKLLKNKNKDIRENAKQTLENIQKLSN; translated from the coding sequence ATGGGAACTAAAATAAGCAATTACATTGGTAACACCTCACTTGTAATAGATAGAAACGACCAACCCCATATAAGTTACATCAACGAAGCATTCAATGAAGTAAGATATGCCAAATGTAATGTAAGTGGTGAGTGGGAAAAAAACATTATTGATAATGGAGAAGAAATAGGAGTTTATTTCTCCATTGTTATAGACAATAATTTAATTCCTCATATTGTATATGGTTATTATAATTTGGCTAAACCAGTTAAGGATATAAAAAACCAAGATGAAAACATAAGAATAGAAGCAGTTAAAAAAATAATAGAAACAATAAACAGTGATGAGAAAATAAGAAATTTCGCTATGTGTAGCGAAGATGTTCACGAAATTTTAATATCCATCATAATAAATAAAAAAGAAGATATTCATTTACGAAATTCAGCAGCATTTGTGTTGGGCCCGGTTCTAAAACATACCAATGACCCGCGATTATTCACACCTTTGAGTCAGGATTTGAAGGATAAAGATGCAAGAATTCGTTCAGATACCGATTATTTAATAAGTGTTTTAGCTTACATTCTTTTGACAACACCGCTAATAGAAACACTAGATGATAAAGATAAAGATGTTCGTAAAATGGCTGCATTTGCATTAGGTGAATTAGGATGTCATTCAGACAAATATCTAATAGCGAAATTAAATGACCCTGACCCGGAAGTGCGTGGTCAAATTGCAATAGCACTAGGAAAAATGAAAAGTAACCGGGCAATAAAACCATTGATTGATTTGCTAAAAGATACTGAATCTGAACCTGCTATGAGTGCTGTTAGAGCGTTATGTACTATTGGAGATAATTCTGCAATTCCGTATCTAATAGAAGCAATAGGGACTATACCTTTTGTTTGGGTAGAACTATCCGATTCTAATTTCAATCGGGAGCAACTAACTGATTATTTACTTGCTGGGTTAAAGAACAAAAATCCATATATCCATGCAGGATGTGCATTGGCATTAGGCGAACTCAAAGACCCAAGAGCAATAGAACCGCTTAAAAAATTGCTTAAAAATAAAAATAAAGATATACGCGAAAACGCGAAGCAAACATTAGAAAACATTCAAAAATTAAGCAATTAA